Genomic segment of Panicum virgatum strain AP13 chromosome 2K, P.virgatum_v5, whole genome shotgun sequence:
ACTAGTTTCAATAATTTGCAGTTTAAGTATCTAGAGAACCAAATAAACAACACGGTTCAATCACACTGCTACAGTTAATTAGGAATAATATGATCATTTCCACTACTGATAATATGttgaaattttctaaacaaaTAGTATTTATGAGACAGGTATATATATTATCCAAGAGTACGACCAATTATCGGTGTCGACCATCACCATAATTTAGTCTGAATGCTGCAAAGTGCAAACAAAGTGACGGAGAGAAATGGACAAGAGTGTGCATGCAGCCGCGTCCAAAGCGACGACCGAAGGGTGCCCCACTGCCTGACGATGGAAAAGGATGAGTCACCACCTCGCCACGGGATAAGCCTcgacacctgtgctcgtctcaCTCAAGCTGGTACCAACCGATAAGGACATCATCTCGCGTCCTTGCACCCGGTTTCTCCCCCTTCTTCTCCCACGAGCCGGTAAGCCTCTTTTGTTTAAGTTTTTTCTAATCTCAAGCAGAAATTAAGGCGAGTGTGTCATTGTCTTTTTGTGTAGACCATAAGTTCTTAATCTTGTAAGTACTACTCATGCCTCAGCGTACATTCATAATGACATGAGCGATATTGTGTATATGAACTTGTTTAGCTACAAGCAAGGATATCTATAGATCAATGGGGGATCTAAGAATTGAAGTAGAGGAGTTGTTTCTCCTTCTTTCTCTCCattttcttcttcatcatcatccatgGCTGAAAAATATTATGGGCCATGGGGttgggggctccagccccctacCCCCATATTGGGTCCGCCCCTACCGTAAATGGATATTATTTTAAGCAATAAGATTTATGCTTtggaaatattttcaaaagttttttTCCACTTAAGATTGAACAAGATGATATAAATTAAGGCAACTGTTATTATCTTGTGTCAAGAGTGTTGTATCAAAATTTTGCATCAAACCTTGTAACCAAACTTGGTACGAAAATGCTAAGAGCCTTTCTTCCATATTCACATGACGTTCATTGGTGCGCATCTGCTCAAAGGCATCAGCCCAATTTATTATGTTGAGTTGTCTATCATAAGAGTAGTTAGCATCGCTGTTGATAAACCTACCTAGTTTAGGAATGACCGGATGAATTCATGGCCTCATGGGCATCGTAGGAGAACTGAGTGAGAGTCCACGCTTGTCAAGAATCAATGCAAAGTTGTAGAACGGACATGGTTACAAACAGAAATCGAAGGAACAGTGGGTCCGGTCCGACAAGAGAATCCGGGCCTCAAGCAGACACAACAATCGAGTGTGTGCTAACTGGGGTGTCACATCAGCGTGACAGCAAAGCACTCCGATTATAAACGTAAGGAGAAGAGGAAAGGGGAACCACGTGACCTGACGTGACGCGCTGGGAGAAGAGATCACGCAGCTCTCGTGTCGTGAGAAGCACGCGAGAAACTCGGCAAAAGCGGCCGTGTCCTCATCATTGCCTGGCCCCGCCAGCAACCGAGccaggaaaaaaaggaaaaggagacgCAGGAGCGGataattaccaaaaccacccgTCCCCGAAAACCACCAGCCGCAATTACCGAAACCACCCCCACACCCGCTACAAATACCGCCCCCTCTCCCACCCTCCCCGCACCTCCCAGCTCCAGCGACCAGCAGTGGTGTAGCACAGGCAAAGCTTGCAAGCGCGAGGCGAGCTGCGAAGGCGAAGGACCCCCGTGGTTTCTGacgagatggcggcggcgctcatgaGCCGGGTGTGGGCGGCGGCCACGGTGGCCGCCGTGCGGGCGCAGCGGGAGAGGGTGCCCGCCGCCGGGGCGCGGGACCGGCTGGCGGGGCTCGCCCCCCAGGCGGCCGCGCTGGcctgggcgcgggcggcggccgacggcggccgCAGGCAGGCCGGCGCCGACGAGTCGCTCCGCAAGGCGATGTACCTCAGCTGCTGGGGCCCCTGCTGAGTGAGGATAAGCCTTGTGGCTTGTGGGGCCCTCGGCCCATATGGATTAGAATTAGATGCTCCAGGGCCGGACCTGGGGCCAGTCGATCAAGAACTAGCGAGATGCGTTGAACAGTCGGGATGTTTGGGGGTTTGGTGATTGGGATTAAAGAATCTCTTCTGGGGAATTCGTGGGATCAAAGCTGGGATGACACTGTAATGTGACTTGTACATATCCCTCCTGTAAATATCTATGGACTAATAACTAATTGTGGGGGAAATAATCAAAACTGTTCGGCTCCCTTTTCATTCGCAACTTCTACTCGGATGATCTCGATCGATCTGAGAGGTTCAGAGCACACGCCGTCAGAGTGCTGCGCGACAAGAGATCTCTGCCGGAGATGGTTCTTCTTTCAGTGGTTCGGGTGAAATTTACCCATGTCGAAACGATGGACGAGACCAGAGCTCGCGCCACAGTACACACCACCCCCTCCCGAGCTTTTATGAAGCTTGAATTGAGCCCTCTAGCCTGAAATTCGTCCACCGATCGGCACTAGGAAGTTCGCGATTACCCACCGCCCAAGTGCCCAAGTGTGGGATCGGAATGGCGACTAGAGAAGGAGTGAATAagaattttcaaaaatagcGAAAAAATCGACTCCAATCACTCATCATCCAGAATTAACCGCCATTGGTCCTCACCAAGCCACACCGGTTTCTGGGTTCAGACTTGACACAGAAGTCAGCCCTGCCGCGGATCTCTATTCCCCAGTCGCCAACCCCTCGTCTCCCCACAAGCAGCAGGAACTCCGCGATCGCTGCTGCGCCGTTCGTTACCCGGTCGCTTCTTCTTCGCGAACCGCGCGGCCCCGGAGCTCGACACGACCGCACCGGGGACGGGAGAGagcgagcgcgagcgcgagaGAGACGCGACAGAGGTCAGGCGACGGGCAGATGGAAGTATGAACTGTATGATTGGCTCAAACCGGACGAGGCCCACGGCTTGGCTGACGGGGGATTGGCTGGTTGGCCTGCCCTTCACGTGGCGTCACGTGACGCTGGGCCACCGCGGTCGCGCCCCCGGCGGGACGGGTGGCGGCGTGGCGCCACCGAGGCATGGGCGAGATGGGGCGGGCCCGCAGACGGCGCGCCGGTACCCCGGCGCTCGCCGGCACGCGtgcgcgcggccgcgccggtgCATGCACCAAGCCCCACCAAGCGTGCGCTGTTCTGTTGCCCCAGCTCCCGCATCCTGCGATCCGTCCGGGGAGCCGGAGTGGGAGCAAAGGGCGAGTGAGCAACTCGCTCGGCGGCTCGGCATCATCACGGCGtcgttggcggcggcgccgtagcGGCTCTCCTTATCTCCTACGTTCCTGGGCTGGCAGGAGTCGACGAGACCAACGTCGGCAACGACTCGAACCGCGTGCGTTGTTGATCCTGAGACGCCGCGTGCTCCCATTTTAGCCGTCGTAGAGAGAGTTGTACGAACAGACCACCATGCAGATGATGCGAAAAGCCGGGAGACTTGATAACAGCACCCAGACGTGTTCGGGGCCTCAAACAAACCTGACGGTGGGTTGGCTCGAATTAATCTGCCTGGGTGATCATGATTTTTACGGTAACAGAGTTAACACGATTCTCTGAACCTCCCAATCAGCAATAGCGACTGACAGCTGAGAGACTGCTGAAATGGTACTATCGTTGCTAAAGCTCCTATCAACAGGCTATagctttctttcaaaaaaaaaaggctatAGCCAATGTGGTATTCGAAAACCTCCAACGCAACCACCCCGGCCATGGCCCATAAACGCTGGGAACTCCTATTACTCATTTCAGCAAGGCAAAACACCAGCCAAAACTTAAAGGACTCGTTTCATTTGTACCGATACCTTAAACAAGACTACAAAAGGAATTGTTGGTGTGGTATGATGACACTATCTGTTGCAGCACCTTCCCATACTGGACACACACGGCATCGCGGTAGGATTCAGGACGCCTCCAGGTCAACCTCTATCTGACtaggtttttattttttattttttaaaaaaagacgCCTCTATTTAACTGTAGAGGAGGGAACTTTGGAGCAGCATCACTCCCAACTCCCAAGATTTCAGATGCAAACGAATTCGGCATTGCTAGATGCACGGGTGGCTGGAAAGAATGCCTTCGAATGACATACACAGGTCTATCACTCATTCAGCTCACATGAAtattttttcgcgaccgtgcctcagcacatttttcattaagaggaagtaGCTCACCTGAATACATAAGACTGTTTGTACACGGCATCAGCCTCGCGGCATTACAACCCAGTTCGGGTAATTCCAAATGAAACTGTCGGCCACAAGTTACAAGTACTACAGAAAGTAACCACGTCAAATAAAACAACAAGTCCACTTGCTGCTGGTCTATATATCTTCCGATAGATAGTTAGGCTATGTATCTTTAGATCCATTAGCGGCCCAGTTTGCACATCTAATAGGAAGGCTTTATTAGGGaggaaaaaacaaaaacatgCCTAAGCTGAAGTGGTTTGCTGCAGCTCGCTAGAGTGCAGGACTGACTGCAGAGTGCTGAGCAAACACAATTTTTCATTGGTCTCACCCTCTTGGTTGTTTCGTATAAAGATGGTGATATTCACTtttcttttctgcaaaaaagaACATGAGTAGATGTTGAGCTAGCTAGTATATTCAACATCTTAAAAGCGCTATATTCAATATTTCGAAAAACTAGATTCAACACTTCAAATAGATAAGATTCAACATTTTCTATGGTCATGCTGAAATAGTACGTATAAAATGTTGAATTTCAAAATTcgttttaaaaaatcaaaaaatatatttatattggATCTCATTTTGTTGCATTAAATCTAAAGAACAATATGGTTAcatataaaaaaaacttttgtgAAAATACTATAAAAATAAACTAAACCTACGCAATGAACCCTATCCAACCCAACAAAAGTCgtgtttttttcatttttatatttttcaaaatcgttttttacagaaatatattttcgttttcacaatttacaggttTGTACCCCTACCGACCGGCAGGGGGGCAGTAGGGgtctatatgtaattaaaatttttgttttatcgcatggaggcccctaccgcccggcaggggggcggcaggctcccccaatTAAAATTTGATGTTTTATCAcatgtttgctatgtttgattgcaatgattatatttgtgtgtacgaaactaAGTATATTATGTATATACTATGTCTAGATGACTTGTTTAATTAGTTAGCAGTGCGTATTTCTCTCGAATTTGGTTGTAacgaatgaaaccttcaatgtaatatgttatgtggtATTTTGTTTAACGTTCTATTTATATTTCGTTCATTGTATCTTATGTGGTATTGTATCATAGAGCCACACGAGGTTCAAgattcataaataaatataatcattgcaatcaaacatagcaaacatatGATAAAACATCAAATTTTAattggggggagcctgccgcccccctgccgggtggtaggggcctccatgcgataaaacataaattttaattacatatagacccctaccgcccggcaggggggggcgacagggcctgccgccccgcagatgggcggcaggcccccccTTGCCTGGTGGTAGGGGTACAaacctgtaaattgtgaaaatgaaaatatatttctgtaaaaaatcattttgaaaaatataaaaatataaaaaaactcACAAAAGTCCAAGGTCCTGGCAGAAACGCGCTGCGGCCCAGAGGCCCATAACCATGCATCGCAGGCTCTTGCTTGATATGATCAACCCAGGCCCATATCACACACGAACAGAAAGTATTTGAACAGGATATCCATTGCCCACAGAACCATGCGCAATATAGTAACAGAGGAAAAGAATACTCAGGTTTCCATCCAGAGATTGCGGTTTGCATTAGATATGTTCCCTTCCATCTAACCACCATCTAGTAATAATCCTCTACTACGATACAATACAATACACACGCCAATCAGACGCTACGTACAAAGAATACCACGCACCACCGCACGACCAATGCACGCGTCCTCGCAGCCACCTCGCTCAGACGTTGTCGGGGAGGTCGAAGTGCTGGACGCCGAGCACCTGCAGCGCGGCGTTTTGGACGAAGAGGACGACGCCGCACTTGGCGGCGCGGAAGCCGTCCCAGAGCGCGAACTGCACGGTCCCGGAGACCGTCTTCCTCGCCGAGGCGCCCTCCCGCACGGCGGCCACCTTCTCCAGGCGGCGCACCACGTGGTCGTTCAGCAGCGACTTGCCCTTGTTCTCGCCGCGCCCGCAGTCGGTCACCAGCCCGCTCTCGTACAGCGCCGCCAgcacgctcgcgccgccgccgccctccacgcgGCTGCGCAGGGAGCCCGTGAAGGACGCCTGCAGCGTCGTCGGGCTCGGCCGCTGGAACGTCACCTGCATGCACGCCACAGCACGCGGATCGGATCGCGTCAGATCAGACATTCAGGTCGTGGTTTCGACGCTGCATCTACAGTGACGGTGACACCCCATCAGCAGAACCAAACCCGTATACGATGGATCTGATTAATTGGTGATTGCAGATCCAACAAACATAAGAACAGTGGCCGACGCATGAGACGTTCTACACCAACAGGCAATCAGAATATCCTGCTTCTGCTTAATTTGCAGACCACTTGATGATCGAACAGTTTCTATACTATTGAATTATCTATATCCGTGCAGATGACATGGTGGCAGCAAGATCGGACATGCGGGGTGATGCTAGAGCTGTGCTGCAAGGAAGTTGTAACTACCTTCATGGCGGGCGCCGGGTACCTGGGCGCGTCGCGGACGGCCTGCGCGAGCGCGTCCTGGTCGGTGCCGACGCAGTGCGCGCGGCCCTGCACGACGACCTGCGGCGTGAAGAGCGTGTCGAGGCGGAGCGCCTCCACGTAGGCCTTCTGGCGCACGGTCCAGGCGCTGGACGCGAAGGGGTCCTTCCACCCGCTGTGATCCCAGTAGTCGACGTGGAACGCCAGCACCACCACGGCCggcccgccggcgcccccgccctCCTGCGCCGCGGAGTCCTGcgccagccgcgccgccaccgcgtcggCCTCGGGCGACGCCCCGCACCCCTGCGACGCGaacagctccaccagcaccgggCCCGGGGCGGCCAGCTGCTGCgggtcctccgccgccgccgccgtcgcggcgccgCCCCTGCGGCCGAAGCACGCCAGCAGCCGCGGCGCCATCGGTGGTGGTGGTAGGCGAGTAGCTCTCCGGCGGTAGTGGTGCGGTGCAGCTGGGCTAGGTGAACGTCGTGGCGAAGGGAACGAGAGGATCAAGTGATGAGCTCGCTCGCGCGATGGCGTGTGGCGGGCAAGGCAAGTAGTAGGTGTCCCGGGGGCGGTGTGGTGGGGTAGCTGCTAGTGCTAGGTGGGTGGCTCTGAACGTGGCGGTGGCGACGGCAACAGGACACCAGCCTGTCAGAACGCAACTCCTCCTTGGATCTTCGCCGGGCGCTGGATGCAGGCTGCCATGTGTGTTCGTGCCGGCCTAACCTCCCAGCTCCAGCTCCtgctcctctttcttttcccagaattttttttctctcttctgcTGCGAACTTTGCATTTTCTAAATGTAGATTCACCGGTTCAGTGCGATCTGTAATTACATTATTCTGTGGCCAAGTTCTTTGGGGCCGCTTTAGGGGAATGGAAGGAGAATGGGAAGAAGAGGAGCCGCGGAGCACGCCTTTTGCTTTCACGATCAAAGGGAGGGGCGATGCTTTGCTTGGTCCGGTGTGTCTTGTGGGCGCGGCGACGACCGTGTCGGCAAGTGGTTGGATCCGCCGCGGGGGTGCCACGATTTGTTTAGCGCACAAACAGCAAGACCACGTTCGATCACCTTCTAATCCAATCATGCCACTGGTTTGATAGGCACCGCGCCACGTGGTTTGGTGCGTGTATGATGCCCACGCCGAACAAGGCGCGTAATTTGCAGCCGTGGAATGTTGTGTTCGGGTCGATCAGATACCAGGGCTGCTGGCTCCCGCAAGATGAAGCCGCAGGCGGGGAGCTCCCAGCGAGGGGAGACAGCGATCGGATTTCAattcgcgcgcggcggcgagtgcGGCGGCGCACCTGATGGTACGTCGACGTCCGACCTGATCTCGGCACCGTCGGCCGGTGTACCGAGTACCGGTGAGAGGGCACTGTCGTCGCCTGTGGGCGTGCCTGGCAAAGTACCATGGTTTATGTGGGCTGGGCTGGGACTGAAGCTATTGTTAGCTCGTTTTGGCTACCGAGGCCTGGCCTGTTTGTCAAGTGGGCAGTACGCCTGTTTTGAACCCACCGCAATCGTGCACGATGATTATGGTAAGCCCAACCTGGGCCTGCCGCCGTTCCTCTCGAGCTGGTGAGGAGTAGCATGGAAAGTAGCAATGGCCTGTTTGGCATACTCAAGGAGGCCCATATAAGTTTACTCCTATGTTTGGGCCACATTTCGGCTTCAAGGTCGAACCCGAAAGATTGCATTCCTCCTGTCCTGGGCGGGGAAGAGTCCGTTTGATCCATTTCGACTCTTGCGGTTCTTGATCGATAATATATCTTGCATCAGTATCGTACAAATCGCAATCTAACATCAATGCTGTAGCAGCTAGATGGGTTGTCGGCCTGCTGCCATGTTTTTAGTCTCCCCCCTAAAACGGTGAAACTTTGTTGTATCCGTAGGCAGGCCACAAAGTCAATTACTCGCATCACGCAGTGATGTGAAGCTTTATCTTTTCCCACGCCGGAGTCCGGTGCACGTGCACCATCGCAGTTTGAACTTTGGAGTCGTTGCGGCTGACGCATGCGTATTACGGAGGCCGGCCTCCAACTCTCCATTTCctgttatcaaaaaaaaaactctccatTTCCGCGAACAAGCTGGGGTCGCGGTGCCGAGTCGTGGGGCGGCCGACTCCCCCGGCCGGAGATCCGGACCGGGACCCGCCGTGGCAATCCAAGGCCCACCGTGGCGCACTCGCCTCGTCCgctggcgccgcgcgcgcggcgccagcTGTCCCCGGCAATCCGCTGACCGCCGCTGTCGGTCGTCGCCGAGGCCCCCGCCGGGATCGATCCCAGGTGCTTGGTGAGTCATCAGGTCCTTGACTTCCACGCCTTCAAAATACACGGCAGGGCCATTTTTTTCCACAGCTTGGAACGAAGCCAGCGGCATTAATACTCAACGTTTCCGTGTGATCCAGTTGACAGAACGGAACAACGTTCACCTATCCGATCAGAAAGGAAACTTGTGCACCAGACGCCGACCGACATGCGCGTATTGCAGTtcccggccaaacttgttcccGGCCTTTTGCAGTTTCTTGTCCTAGTAGTACAGTAGTAGCTAAGGTTGCAGATTTACAGAGAATGAACGACGACGATCATGAGGCGCCAGGTCATGAGCCCGTGATGTGTGTGGATAACTGGATATGCTTAGCAGCGAGACGCTGACGAAACGGACCCGTCGCCTGAGTAATGGCGGACTAGGACTAGTAGTCCGCGACTGTGCATGTCAGCAGCCCATGAGTCCATGACCATGCCATGGCTACGAGAGAAACGCGCGGCCGGTGGCGCGGCCCCGAATCGGATCCCGTCACGGGCGCGCGCCGCGCGTCCTCGgaagggaagaaaaagaaaggtttTTTTTACATACCATTACAATTTTGCATATTTGGAAAACTGCTATTATAATTCGGGTATTCTAAATATGCTATTACAATTGTTAAACTCCCTGATTCTTACCATTTTCTATGTATCTCAGCCGCTTGGGTCCATTGTCAGACCCCGGATATGTATGGGCTTATGGACACCCGTTCATCTACGGCGTTAAGAGCTCCTCTCCGTCTAATCCCCTCGCCGTTCTTTTCTCCCTGGCGCCGCAGCTCGCCTACCGCGGCCGGGCAGGAGGCATGCGCCGCTCCCCGCCTCGCCGGCCTGGCGCGCGCAGCGTGCCCAAGCAGGTCCATCTGCTTTCACCGCCAACACAGGTGCCCACTTCCTCATCCTCATCTCCTCCAACGCTCCTCGGGGTCCAGCAGAAGATGTCCCCGACAGTGGCCATGGACCTGCTCGGGCTGCTCGCCGCGGCGTGCCTCCAGTCCTCCACAGATGTACTACCAGGGCCAGCGCTTGAGGTGCACGACACATGCCATCCATCTTATCTTATCCCTTTTCACCACCTATCCAATGCTCCAAGCCGCTCTTTCAATTCGAGTGCTTGCGAGATGCAAGCAAACGGAAGAAGCATTAGTATTTTGTGCTTCGATTTGAACTCCACGacctcaatttttttctttttcctttcaaTTGACATTGCAGTCAGAGCTCCCCATCTCCATTTGCTGTTTTCGTATGGTAGCCATCCGCGGTCGTGGTCATCCATCCCCGACCACGACCAGCCAAGCACCGTGTCACCTCGCACGCGGCCGCCTCGTCAACGCGGCTTCTTGCTCGTGTGCGGCCAGCGACCTTAGCTGCTCGCGCGCGCTCCCTGCGCTTGGCCGGCCAGGCGGTGGCTTGCGTGTGTGGCAGCCATGGCGCCGCCACTCGACTGCCGCACGCGCCGCCCAGGCCGACGGTCCCCGCGTggccgccatggcgccgccacTCGCCTGCTCCCCACCCACCGCATGCGCCGCCCATGACCGCCGGTGGTCTTCTTGCTCGTGTGCGGCCAGGCGGCCAGGGTCCTCGTGCAGGGCCGCTCCCCGCGTGCGCACGGCCGACCTTGCGGCGGTGCTCCATCTCGCCCGCGGCTGGTCGGGTGGCATGCGCGCGTGGCcggcatggcgccgccgctcgcctgctcACGAGGGGGAGATGAGACCGGCGAGGGGTCTGGATTGGACGGAGAGGACCGGAGCTCTTTAACGCCGTAGATGAACTGGTGTCCATACGTCCTTTGATCATGGAGTTCAacaattgtaatggcatatttTAAAATACCCGAATTATAATGGTAGTTCTCCAAATTTGTAAAATTGTAATGGTCTGTatcaaaaaaatccaaaaagaaATGGTGGGGGGCTGGGGGGagctgctgcttctgctgccGGCCGTGCCCGGGATCGGCCGGCCACTTTACACGTCCGCCGGAAGACGGGAAAAAAACAAAGGGTTATCCACAAATTTATCCGGATCACATTGCGTaatccgccgcggcgccgcgccaACAACCGCGCGCCTTTCGGGCGCCCGCGCGGATCAGGTTATTTTCCGCAGGTTCCTGGAAAAAGTTGTCACGCGCATTTGCGCCCGCGTGCGCGCAATTAATCCGCCTAATCTAATCCCGTAATCCGGAACGGCCCGGGCGCCGCGGCTTTCTCCCATCCACCCCGCCCGCCTCTCGATCGCTTTCTCGCCACGACGGCGAGCGAGCTCGTGACGGCCATGCCGCTGCTCGCCTGAGCTAGCACGTCGCCGTCGCTCGAAATCGCCCGGCTAGTTATGATCTCGGACCTGCTGGGTTGGTGGTGCAGTGGTGCTCTCTTTTTCGTAGGTGGAGTGGTTGCGTTGGGCATGGGCTTTTCTGGATCCGGGAGCACGGGAGAACTGAGAAAAAGGATCGACTTGGGGCAATGGGGCCCGGATGAGACCGAATCGGGGCGTGGATAAGACGACGCGACCCTacta
This window contains:
- the LOC120691319 gene encoding uncharacterized protein LOC120691319; the encoded protein is MAAALMSRVWAAATVAAVRAQRERVPAAGARDRLAGLAPQAAALAWARAAADGGRRQAGADESLRKAMYLSCWGPC
- the LOC120691329 gene encoding uncharacterized protein LOC120691329, giving the protein MAPRLLACFGRRGGAATAAAAEDPQQLAAPGPVLVELFASQGCGASPEADAVAARLAQDSAAQEGGGAGGPAVVVLAFHVDYWDHSGWKDPFASSAWTVRQKAYVEALRLDTLFTPQVVVQGRAHCVGTDQDALAQAVRDAPRYPAPAMKVTFQRPSPTTLQASFTGSLRSRVEGGGGASVLAALYESGLVTDCGRGENKGKSLLNDHVVRRLEKVAAVREGASARKTVSGTVQFALWDGFRAAKCGVVLFVQNAALQVLGVQHFDLPDNV
- the LOC120691338 gene encoding uncharacterized protein LOC120691338, with translation MYLSRLGPLSDPGYVWAYGHPFIYGVKSSSPSNPLAVLFSLAPQLAYRGRAGGMRRSPPRRPGARSVPKQVHLLSPPTQVPTSSSSSPPTLLGVQQKMSPTVAMDLLGLLAAACLQSSTDVLPGPALESELPISICCFRMVAIRGRGHPSPTTTSQAPCHLARGRLVNAASCSCAASDLSCSRALPALGRPGGGLRVWQPWRRHSTAARAAQADGPRVAAMAPPLACSPPTACAAHDRRWSSCSCAARRPGSSCRAAPRVRTADLAAVLHLARGWSGGMRAWPAWRRRSPAHEGEMRPARGLDWTERTGAL